ACCGTCTGTTCGTTGTTCGACAGTTGTAATGTCGAACTTAAATCGCAATGGAGTTGGACTCCTGCCTGTGAGCCTTGTGGGTGCCGAGCGCCAGGTATAACTCCCTCTTTAATTCTCCCCCTAAAAGGGGGAGAAGAAAGAATCTCAGTCAAAAGACGTTCGTTGTTCGACAGTTGTACTGTCGAACTTAATTCCAAAAGGAGTTGTACTCCGGCCTGCGTCCTGCCTGATTTGACATTCACTCAATCAACTCTTAACATAACTGCACGGGCCAAAACAGGATTCCATATGGCAAAACCAACTCTTATGATTTCACTTTCAGGGAGGAGAATGAATTGCAATGAACATGTTGCTTCCGATTCTTTTCACGACGCTTACTTGCCTTCTCATGCCTCAACAGCATGACGACTTCCCTACACTGACCCTCGGCTCTGCGGCACCGGCGTTCAATCTCCCGGGAGTCGACGGTCGCAACTGGACGTTGAACGATTTCGCGGACTCGAAGATCCTCGTGGTTGCGTTTACATGCAACCATTGCCCGACGGCACAATACTACCAGGACCGACTGAAACAGATTGTCATCGACTATAAAGACAAAGGCGTCGCCCTCGTCGCGATAATGCCCAACGACCCGAAGTCCGTCCGGCTCGATGAACTTGGCTGGACAGACCTGAGCGATACATTCGACGAAATGAAGATCCGCGCAAAGGACAAGGAGTTCAATTTCCCTTACCTCTATGACGGTGAAACAGAATCGGTATCGCGTGCGCACGGACCGGTCGCCACGCCTCACGTGTTCGTCTTCGACGCACAGCGGAAACTCCGCTATGCAGGCGCGATCGACAATTCACAGCGGATCGAACATGTCACAAAGACTTATTTGCGCGACGCGCTCGATGCACTTCTTGCCGGAAAGGAGCCGCCCGTGGCCGAGACGAAAGCCGTAGGCTGTTCCATCAAGTGGGCGGGCAAAGAAGACCTCGTGAAAGCGTATCTACAGAAACTCGATGAAGAACCAGTGACTGTTTCCAAAGCCGATACGACCGCGTTGCAGGCATTAAGAAAGAATGATTCGGGAAAATTCCGTCTGATAAATTTCTGGGCTACATGGTGCCCACCTTGCGTGGCGGAGTTCGACGACTTCGTGACAACGAACCGGATGTACCGTCACCGCGAGTTCGAGCTTGTGACTGTTTCCATCAACGCGCCGGATGAAGAGGGCAAGGTCCTCGACTTCCTCAAGAAAGAGCATGCCTCCAACCGCAATCTTGTTTTCGGAACTGACGACACCGACCAATTGATGAACGCCTTCGATCCCAAATGGCAGGGAGCCGTACCTTACACAGTCCTACTCGATCCCGAGGGAAATGTAATTTATAGAGAAGTAGGAAGTATAGACATTCTCGCGGTCAGGAGGGCGATCCAGAAAGGGATGAACGAAAGGAAACCGTGGTGAGGGAATGGAAATGAAATTTCACGCGAAGAGGTGGGCGGTCTTGCTGCTCATGGCAGCGCAAGGACTAAACGCGCAGGAGTTGCGACACGTGACGATTCAGACTTCAGACGGAATGTTGGAGGGAGTGGTAAGTGTCGACGGAAAGGTGCGGACATATAAAGGTATTCCTTACGCGGCACCTCCCATCGGTCCGCTCCGCTGGAAACCGCCTCAACCTGTGCAACCCTGGACCGGAGTCAGGAAGGCGATCGAATACGGGCCGCGCGCGATGCAGGGGCGAATATTCAGCGATATGGTTTTCAACGACGCCGGTCCGAGCGAAGATTGCCTCTATCTGAATATCTGGATTCCCGAGGCAAATCGACCGGAAGGCAAACTCCCCGTGATGGTTTGGATTTACGGCGGAGGATTCGTCGCAGGGAGCTCGTCGGAGCCAAGACAGGACGGCGGCAACCTGTGTAAGAAAGGTGTGATCGTAGTGAGCTTCAACTACAGGATGAGCGTATTCGGTTTCCTCGCGCTCTCCGAACT
This DNA window, taken from Candidatus Kryptoniota bacterium, encodes the following:
- a CDS encoding redoxin family protein; this encodes MNMLLPILFTTLTCLLMPQQHDDFPTLTLGSAAPAFNLPGVDGRNWTLNDFADSKILVVAFTCNHCPTAQYYQDRLKQIVIDYKDKGVALVAIMPNDPKSVRLDELGWTDLSDTFDEMKIRAKDKEFNFPYLYDGETESVSRAHGPVATPHVFVFDAQRKLRYAGAIDNSQRIEHVTKTYLRDALDALLAGKEPPVAETKAVGCSIKWAGKEDLVKAYLQKLDEEPVTVSKADTTALQALRKNDSGKFRLINFWATWCPPCVAEFDDFVTTNRMYRHREFELVTVSINAPDEEGKVLDFLKKEHASNRNLVFGTDDTDQLMNAFDPKWQGAVPYTVLLDPEGNVIYREVGSIDILAVRRAIQKGMNERKPW